One genomic segment of Pseudonocardia sp. T1-2H includes these proteins:
- a CDS encoding Fur family transcriptional regulator — protein MAICHAPAQVDVTAQLRGAGLRVTAPRKAVLTWLAGHPHATADEVRAGVAAELGSVSHQTVYDVLRAGCGVGLVRVIEPAGLPALFERRTGDNHHHVVCRGCGRTEDVDCVRGRAPCLSPDDDQGFTVDEAEILFWGLCPICRSSNHEERR, from the coding sequence ATGGCGATATGCCACGCGCCCGCGCAGGTCGACGTGACGGCGCAGCTGAGGGGCGCCGGCCTGCGGGTGACCGCGCCCCGTAAGGCCGTGCTGACCTGGCTCGCCGGGCATCCGCATGCGACGGCGGACGAGGTCAGGGCCGGCGTCGCCGCCGAGCTCGGGTCCGTGTCGCACCAGACCGTCTACGACGTGCTCCGGGCCGGCTGCGGTGTGGGCCTGGTCCGCGTCATCGAGCCCGCCGGCCTGCCGGCGCTGTTCGAGCGGCGCACCGGCGACAACCACCATCACGTCGTGTGCCGCGGATGCGGCAGGACCGAGGACGTCGACTGCGTGCGGGGCCGCGCGCCGTGCCTGTCCCCGGACGACGACCAGGGGTTCACCGTCGACGAGGCGGAGATCCTCTTCTGGGGCCTCTGCCCGATCTGCAGGAGCAGCAACCACGAGGAGCGGCGATGA
- a CDS encoding cysteine hydrolase family protein: MSSLDFTYKHIDDYIDRSAMLAPTIDPKKTMLLVLDMQKACAEPGGAMYIPSTGGAPEGKDVVQPVVNVLEACRAKGIPVVWSLWGLRPDGKDAGFADVKWGLVDQLATFPGSWGNGGDELVDELKPLPDEPVIRKHRFSSFYGTALTEYMRRAGCDTLVVAGLSTGNCQLATAIDGANQDFKIVVLADTTAAIPSGKDDPMGYGQHWEALRQIQANHGDVRTSIEFLQMIDA, translated from the coding sequence ATGTCCTCGCTCGACTTCACGTACAAGCACATCGACGACTACATCGACCGCTCGGCCATGCTCGCGCCGACGATCGACCCGAAGAAGACGATGCTGCTGGTCCTGGACATGCAGAAGGCGTGTGCGGAGCCCGGCGGCGCGATGTACATCCCCAGCACCGGCGGTGCCCCCGAGGGCAAGGACGTCGTCCAGCCCGTCGTCAACGTCCTCGAGGCCTGCCGCGCGAAGGGCATCCCGGTCGTCTGGTCGCTCTGGGGCCTGCGCCCGGACGGCAAGGACGCCGGCTTCGCCGATGTGAAGTGGGGCCTGGTCGACCAGCTGGCGACGTTCCCCGGATCCTGGGGCAACGGCGGCGACGAGCTGGTCGACGAGCTCAAGCCCCTGCCCGACGAGCCGGTCATCCGCAAGCACCGCTTCAGCTCGTTCTACGGCACCGCGCTGACCGAGTACATGCGCCGGGCGGGCTGCGACACCCTCGTCGTCGCGGGCCTGTCCACCGGCAACTGCCAGCTCGCCACCGCGATCGACGGGGCGAACCAGGACTTCAAGATCGTCGTGCTGGCCGACACCACCGCCGCCATCCCCTCGGGCAAGGACGACCCGATGGGCTACGGGCAGCACTGGGAGGCCCTGCGCCAGATCCAGGCCAACCACGGCGACGTGCGCACCAGCATCGAGTTCCTCCAGATGATCGACGCCTGA
- a CDS encoding type 1 glutamine amidotransferase domain-containing protein, translating to MSISGKKVALLIEDEYQILEGWYPYLRLQEAGADVKVIGSGTKGSYDSKEHYPMEADAAASEVSASDFDAVVIPGGFAPDNMRLHPEMIDLVKDAYESGKLVAAICHGGWMLASAGATKGRQITGYLPIKTDVENAGGTWVDAPVVEDGNVITSRTPVDLPDFGRAIVDYLERA from the coding sequence ATGTCGATTTCCGGCAAGAAGGTCGCCCTGCTGATCGAGGACGAGTACCAGATCCTCGAGGGCTGGTACCCCTACCTGCGTCTGCAGGAGGCGGGCGCCGACGTGAAGGTGATCGGTAGCGGCACCAAGGGCAGCTACGACAGCAAGGAGCACTACCCGATGGAGGCGGACGCCGCCGCCTCCGAGGTCTCGGCCTCCGACTTCGACGCCGTCGTCATCCCCGGCGGGTTCGCGCCCGACAACATGCGCCTGCACCCGGAGATGATCGACCTGGTGAAGGACGCCTACGAGTCCGGCAAGCTCGTCGCCGCGATCTGCCACGGCGGCTGGATGCTCGCCTCCGCCGGCGCCACCAAGGGCCGCCAGATCACCGGTTACCTGCCGATCAAGACCGACGTCGAGAACGCCGGCGGCACCTGGGTCGACGCGCCGGTCGTCGAGGACGGCAACGTCATCACCTCCCGCACGCCGGTCGACCTGCCGGACTTCGGCCGGGCCATCGTCGACTACCTCGAGCGCGCCTGA
- a CDS encoding gluconate 2-dehydrogenase subunit 3 family protein: MTDLSVTPRDTKPPLGGWLPGIRLTETQAAVLNAAADELIPGGDGFPPPSEVDVISFIGRYVTPSGLEPRWFPFLGEDDFRARLDGLGQEFADATPVQRVTVLEGLERDEQEFFTRLRDVVYHAYYSRPEVIRAINRLPAGRDYRNSPQPYGYSDVMDDWDDELLSRVRGTYIRTEEVRRVAIPADLPMCSARQAREAGEN, translated from the coding sequence GTGACGGATCTGAGCGTGACCCCCCGCGACACCAAGCCGCCACTGGGCGGCTGGCTGCCCGGGATCCGGCTGACCGAGACGCAGGCGGCGGTGCTGAACGCCGCGGCGGACGAGCTCATCCCGGGTGGCGACGGCTTCCCGCCGCCCAGCGAGGTCGACGTGATCTCGTTCATCGGCCGGTACGTGACGCCGTCGGGGCTGGAACCCAGGTGGTTCCCGTTCCTCGGCGAGGACGACTTCCGGGCCCGGCTCGACGGGCTCGGGCAGGAGTTCGCCGACGCCACCCCGGTGCAGCGCGTGACGGTCCTGGAAGGGCTGGAGCGCGACGAGCAGGAGTTCTTCACGCGCCTGCGGGACGTCGTCTACCACGCGTACTACTCCCGGCCCGAGGTCATCCGGGCCATCAACCGCCTGCCCGCGGGCCGGGACTACCGCAACAGCCCCCAGCCCTACGGCTACTCCGACGTCATGGACGACTGGGACGACGAGCTGCTGAGCCGGGTGCGCGGCACCTACATCCGGACCGAGGAGGTGCGACGGGTCGCGATCCCCGCCGACCTCCCGATGTGTTCGGCACGGCAGGCCCGGGAAGCAGGAGAGAACTGA